The following are encoded together in the Ammospiza nelsoni isolate bAmmNel1 chromosome 33, bAmmNel1.pri, whole genome shotgun sequence genome:
- the LOC132085906 gene encoding olfactory receptor 14A16-like, whose protein sequence is MSNSSSIRHFLLLALADTQQLQLLHFCLLLGISLAALLGNGLIISAVACGHHLHTPMFFFLLNLALTDLGSICTTVPKAMHNSLWDTRDISYTGCAAQLFFFVFFIGAEFYLLTVMCYDRYVSICKPLHYGTLLGSRACAHMAAAAWASAFLHALVHTANTFSLPLCHGNALGQFFCEIPHILKLSCSHSNLRELGFLSVSAFLSMCCFVFIVFSYVQIFGAVLRIPSEQGRHKAFSTCLPHLAVVSLFISTGIFANLKSSSISSPSLDVALSFLYSVVPPVLNPLIYSLRNQELKAAIWRLITRWFQEH, encoded by the coding sequence atgtccaacagcagttccatcaggcacttcctcttgctggcattggcagacacgcagcagctgcagctcctgcacttctgcctcttgctgggcatctccctggctgccctcctgggcaacggcctcatcatcagcgccgtagcctgcggccaccacctgcacacacccatgttcttcttcctgctcaacctggccctcactgacctgggctccatctgcaccactgtccccaaagccatgcacaattccctctgggacaccagggacatctcCTACACTGGATGTGCGgctcagctctttttcttcGTGTTTTTCATTGGAGCAGAGTTTTATCTTCTGACTgtcatgtgctacgaccgctatgtgtccatctgcaaacccctgcactacgggaccctcctgggcagcagagcttgtgcccacatggcagcagctgcctgggccagtgcctttcttCATGCTCTGgtgcacacagccaatacattttctctgcccttgtgccatggcaatgccctgggccagttcttctgtgaaatcccacacATCCTCAAACTCTCCTGCTCCCACTCCAACCTCAGGGAACTGGGGTTTCTTTCTGTCAGTGCCTTTTTATCAAtgtgttgttttgtgttcattgttttctcctatgtgcagatcttcgGGGCTGTACTGAgaatcccctctgagcagggacggcacaaagcattttccacctgcctccctcaccttgCCGTGGTCTCCCTGTTCATCAGCACTGGCATATTTGCCAACCTAAAGTCCTCATCCATCTCGTCGCCATCCCTGGATGTGGCCCTGTCATTTCTGTACTCGGTGGTGCCTCCAGtcctgaaccccctcatctacagcctgaggaaccaggagctcaaagCTGCAATATGGAGACTGATAACTAGATGGTTTCAGGAACATTAA